A part of Miscanthus floridulus cultivar M001 chromosome 6, ASM1932011v1, whole genome shotgun sequence genomic DNA contains:
- the LOC136458415 gene encoding non-specific lipid-transfer protein EPAD1-like: MGPTTARILRLVTVVAVFVFLLSSPASASTVDAASALDAATRCAATIVSISPCLPHVAAVAPPLAGSPPAPTDACCVAFLRAVSPSAAGGGEEGCLCHLLRNPLLLGFPIDAARLAALLPACAAGNAFAAATVEAATLFADACRELKALPELHFMPQSTTRQEISPAAVPELMSKPMEAVPPAGSMVRSGAEVSSSRGIPIAALILVAAGAVIT, encoded by the exons ATGGGCCCTACCACAGCTCGCATCCTTCGCCTCGTGACCGTCGTCGCCGTGTTCGtgttcctcctctcctcccccgcctccgcctccaccgtGGACGCCGCCTCCGCCCTGGACGCCGCCACGCGGTGCGCGGCCACGATCGTGTCCATCTCGCCGTGCCTGCCGCACGTGGCGGCCGTGGCGCCACCGCTGGCTGGCTCCCCGCCCGCACCCACCGACGCCTGCTGCGTCGCCTTCCTCCGCGCCGTATCCCCGTCGGCGGCGGGAGGCGGAGAGGAGGGCTGCCTATGCCACCTGCTCCGCAACCCGCTTCTCCTCGGCTTCCCCATCGACGCCGCCCGCCTCGCTGCGCTCCTCCCTGCCTGCGCTGCGGGAAACGCCTTTGCCGCCGCCACCGTGGAGGCCGCCACCCTCTTCGCCGACGCCTGCCGTG AACTGAAGGCGCTGCCGGAATTGCATTTCATGCCCCAGTCAACAACCAGGCAAGAAATTTCCCCag CTGCTGTCCCTGAGTTAATGTCCAAGCCAATGGAGGCAGTTCCACCAGCTGGGTCTATGGTTCGTTCAGGCGCTGAGGTCTCCAGCTCCCGTGGCATTCCCATTGCTGCATTGATCCTCGTGGCAGCAGGAGCTGTTATCACGTAG